A region of the Struthio camelus isolate bStrCam1 chromosome 4, bStrCam1.hap1, whole genome shotgun sequence genome:
GCTCGTAAAGTGAGCAAATAAAGGGGATGGTGACGAGTAAAACACGGCCTGTGCAAAGTTTTATGAGATAAAGATCAGTGGTGACCACAACTGAGGAATAAACAGTTATACAGATACAAATCTTCAAGGAATATAGTAGATTAAGAGATAAAAACATCTAACAGAGGCAAAtactcattttcagaaaagaaggaaaggacaaagaaaaacacTCTCTGTAATATTTTGATGTTTCTCAGTCGTTGTTTACAGCCTTTCCTTTACATAGTATTTTTAGAGCCAGAGCACTGTTTGGAAGTGAACTCTGCCTTCATAACAAAATATAAAGTAACAGGACTGTTTTGCTATCAAGAAACACTGGTCCCTttctggaagaacagaaaaattttaaagcttAACTGGGTTCTGATGTATAGACGGCAGTATTAGCAGGAAGCTCTGAAATAAATGAATTCCATATTACTCTGAGGCaaaagaaggaagtgaaaagAGTGGAAATTATTAATTGCACATATGGGTTCATTGCCTTTgaataaattattctttcatcttaagtaattttttttaaagtgaacagCAAGAGTTTTCAGGCTTCTAAacagctatgatttttttttttccacttgattgTAACTTGGTCATGGTTTTGAAGTAAAAGGGTACATATGGAGAGTGAAGGATTCCTGGGGTAGCAAAGTCAGAACTTTGGCATCgaaaaaaagtttgaaggagATGTGGTTCTCAATAACCAATTTCATAACATTTTTGTGCAGCACCCATGCAAGGTTCATTGGCATTCAAAAGTCAATAAAGATCTTGCATACAGTTTGATATTAAAAGCTAAAAGGATTAGACAGCATTTTCTTCCTATGAAAGCTCAGTGAATAAATACCCTTCAGGTAGAACATCCACAAGTTTGCTTGGAATATCAAAGCCATTACTAAGATAATAGCAGACTGCTTGTTGTTTTAGCAAggacattattttttattatgatgGGAAAATTGCACTTTGTAAAATACAGcttagaaagcttttctttcttgtttttttttttaaatgaagtcctCCAATAGGTGATGTTAAACATAGAAACTGGACAAACTTATTTATTGCCTGCTGTATAATCCCCATCAGATTTCTGTCTGTCATGTTAATTATTTTACCTTTTCACTCACTTCTACCAACAGCTGGCTACTTTTCCAAGCACAGAGGGGAGTGGCCCACGCTCAACTCACTTCACAGATGGTCTTCCAGAGGACTGTGGGACGGAAAGGTGTTCTAATAGACATAGGTGGGCTGAGTCTGCAATTCATGGTACTTCACTGATGAACAGTTGCTTGAGAGCTTCCTTGACCAAATAAAACACTGCCCTCCTCATGAGCCATAACTGGGCTTTCCACGTTCTCCAGCAAGGTATGGCAGGATTCATGTTCATGGCACAGCAAGGAAGGTTCTTTTACAACCGTGGACATCAACTGATTCCAGGTGATATCAGCATTTTTGAaagcatgcaaaagaaaaatacctaTGATGATAGTGCAGAAACCACTTAGGGTGCCAATGATGTCCCCCAGATCCATGCTGTTCCACTCCTTGAACAGGATGATGGAGCATGTTACCACTGTAGTGGTGAAGCACACGTAATAAATAGGTGTCACTAGAGACGTATTAAACATGTCCAGCGCTTTGTTGAGATAGTTGATCTGCGTGCTGACCGAGAGCACTAAGACGCCCACCAAAACATAAACCAAAGGATGTCGATAAACTGGCTTCCTCTCCAGCATTTGTTTAATGGCAATGCCCAGGCCTTTGACAGATGAGACAGAGAAGGCACCAATGACTGAACAAATTAAAATGTAGATCAATATATTTGTCTGACCTTTCCTTGGAGCCACAATAAAAATCAGCACGAGGGCAACGGCTGTTATGACAACAGCAAATGCGATAAACACTgtgtgaaagaggaaaaggaagaagagaagaataaCAAACATGAGAATATCAAACTGTGTTCAAGTATATGAtaaaaattattctatttctctAACAATTCTCTATGAACTGTAGCACAAGTCCATTGCAATGCTACTCATTTAACACTTTCAATGAAATTaatccaaaatatattttgtatttagaaTGTTTATGATAACTATACATTTTATTGGACTACTAGTATTGATTCACCctaaaaaaataggagaaaatatTTAGTGAGTCTGATGAAGTAGTAATGGTCTCTTCAATCTACAGATGAAAGaaagttgtttcttttcattaaagaGTGGTTCTCCTTTACTTGAAAGAGGAAGTACAGAACCTTTGAAAAAAggatgtgtacacacacacagtaacaacacattaaaaaattatgtaaTTATTGACCCAACAACCACAAAAGGCTTCAGGAGATTAGACTAGCCGAACAAAGATCCTCATTTTTGTCCTAAGCTGCACTTCTCCATGTGAAATTCCTCTCTTTCTCAAATATACTTTCGCTTTTGATATGTACCCTACAACCCTCAACCCGGAGAGGTTCGTTTGATTTAGCATGAACATGTACCTACTTAGAGCAAGGCTGTAAGCCGAACTCAGAGCTAGACAGCAATGCGAAATGGTTAAAGGTGAAGGTAACCAAAAGCTGTTATCTGTTTAACGTGGAGATAACTTCGGTTATGGAGCCTTTCATCCCCTCGCAGGGTTGAAAGGGCTGGAAGAAGCAGTACATCCTTTCTTAGCCAAATAATCTGCAAGAAGCCATATAAGAGGTACCTGGTCTTACGTCTGTATCATGGGTAAATATCCTTGGTAAATTATCCTTCGTAAATAAGTATGCACACGGAAGCTCTCtgtttttatattgattttagGGGATTGTACGCTCTTGGCAGAGTCAGCCTAAGAAAGCTCTGCAGCTGGGACCTTCCTGTCTGGGATCCTGCTAAGCTCTCAGAGCTGCCCCTGAGGGACCCAAATGCTCCGAGCTGGAGCTTCTGCAGTGCTTATGCTTTCATTAGCCAGTACTTGCAAGCATAAACTGCAAGCTCAAAGTCTGTGAAAATAGTTAACCAATTTCCAGCCTCCCCGCACATCAGaagtaaattattattattatcatcattacAGATGGAGAAGGAAATCTGAAGTAATTCACTCACTAATTGAAGTCAAAAGTACAAAAGATTACTGTGCTTCCTACTTTCCAACGCTATGCTTACACATCTAGCATACGCAAGCCTTTGGTGTTCTCTATTCTGACCTGTGGCTGTCATAAATGCTAAGAATATGACTAAGCACATGATGGGAGGAAAGCTCATCTAGATGCATTCAGGGATGAGTCTGCCCTCAAAGGTCCATATACTGTGCACAAATATAGTATTCTAGggttacatttattttatactaAATATCTAGTTAAGTGAGTTTGGAATGTCTAGATAAAACATTGCAAGAAAACGCTGGTAGATGTACATGTATTAGGTGGCATGCTCATCTTTAAATTATATTACACAATATCCAGCATGTTGCATGCCATGCACTGGAAAATATCAGACTGTAACTGTAAGTATATACGTATTAAAGTTTCATTCTTGTATTTGCTGATATTTATTACAGAAGAAACAGGTTACTTTCAGTGCAGTTCTTCAAGACCACATTATGACGTTGTGTTTTGCTGGGGCGTTGGAACTATAAACTATGTAATCTATCTAGGGCACTGTAAAAGCACAGGTTATAAACAACTTCATGAATAAAGACACTATCTTTAATTCTCTACTGTGTATTCCAGAAATATTTGTACATTGGAGGACACGGACTTTGGCAGTTTCTACAGTCACAGTCATGCAACCTACAAAGTAAGGATTAGCCATCACTCGTACTGTGAGGTGCCCTGCGCCAGCTCGCCCAGCGCCTGCCTTTGTACGcaggctgctgccttccttggcaAAGAAGCTTATAAGGACTTTTAGACGCCTTATTACAAACTCTTTCACATAACATCACACTGCCTATCTGCTGTTACTCTTGCTAATGCAGTATTTCAGGTAAGTGCAGACAAcgaacatacatatatacacacacacacacacacacatatatatacacacacacatataaaacaaatgaacaaacaaagcCACACACACGTAAAGCCAGGTTTCTATTTGTTCAGATGTTCTTAATGCCTGTACTTAAAAGCCTGCTTGCATTCATATCCATAACACGAACATGGTGAACAAGGcagtaacagaaatattaagCTCCATATCTTATCAAAAGAAATCTTAATTTAGTGAAAAATTGCATAAAATTCAGTTCAATTCACTCACTCACCGAAAGATCCAGTGAAGTAAGAAAACACAAAAGTCTGTCACATAGCATTTTGCATGAAGAATTGCAGGTTAAATCTACAGACCTGGATCTTGCAGCTTTATTTTCATGTCATCTAATGAggtgacctcctcctcctctggggcATGAATAACCATGACTGTAGATCCCAGAATACTCAGTACACAGCCCAGCTTTCCATGAATATTCAGcttctcatttaaaaagtaaGAGGACAATATAGCACTGTTGGGCAAAATATAAACAGAAGGCTCAGCTCCACCCAGAAGGCTCAGCTCCAGCCACGAGAGACATTTAAATGTGCCTGCATAACATGACAACAATTCAAAACTTCTTTTGAATTTGGATATATGGGAAACCAGCTGGAAATAATcaaattattttactttcctgAAGTTTTAAGGAGCTTTGCAAGAAgatcagttggggggggggggggagaggaggagggggggtgtTAGCAACTCTGATCCCTCCCTCCAGGTTGTAAGGCGTCAGAATTCTTGGGAAACTTCTTGTTTTTGATCGACCCTGGGCAAGAGGTGTGCATACTCACACAGGAGCCTCACGCCCCTGTAAGTTGACCATACAAGATGCTAATTTTGTAAGAAAATGGCTTAAACCATTTCACTTGCCATTAAAACAAACATACAGAAGTTTAGGAAATTGTTCCTTAACCGTTTCCTTGAGTTCTCGCACCTGGACGGAGTTTCTGCCTGACGGGCTGGCACTCCACCCCAAACACAGTGGAGGCACTTCTCACTCTTGGAGGAGGGCTGGCCCTGGGCTTTCCTAGGGGTTTGAGATACAACCTGAGGACAACTTGGCCCAAATAAGGCGACCTCATGGTGCAGCTCATTGGCCAGCTACTGCACAACTTTAGGCACAGGATATCTACCTGCTTAACTGCAGGTAGAAAGTCACAAAAtaaattcacaaatattttttcagcccATCAAATTACAGCTCAGTTTTGCAGAAAGGTAAAGATCTCGTTGACATCAAGTTCTCATGAGTTCTCATTTTCATGAAAACTGGAAGATTGCTACCCACATCAAAGGAGAGGCAGTTAAAACTCAGCCCAttttgagaagcagcagccagtgAGTCAGTCAGTGTGCAGCTGCCTACGCACCGATCACAGCACTTCTGTAGGTGACCAAGTTACactggttttattttcaaaaaaaaaaatctatatttttaattatttgtttacTACAAGCATCTTTAGAAAAAATACTAAAGTTAATTTTAAACACCATGCTTCATGTAGTATACGTCCTTAAAAACAATAGCTTTACAATTACAATAATTTAATGTTgctaaaaaattgttttccagaaAGTTAGTTGTTAGTGTAACCCATGTCTTCTCTGCTTCTATTTTAACCTCATTCGTGTATTTGTTCAAGTACttggaaattatttatttcttcatacACTGGAGGTAATAAGTGTTTGAAgactttcatatttcaaaagaaCCACACATTTTTAACTGTGGAtattaaaatgctaaaattttctttctctctttcctgaaggacttggaaaagaaaaaccaaaaacaaaaggaaacctcAAATGCATAATAAGCATGCCTCAGTATGAAGTTATCCTCctataaaaaagaaatgcttttgaaaacattttaatggggcaatattttttttaagttttgttacAACTAAAGAAAAAGATATGACTTTTTAGGAAAGCTTCAGTTCTGTGCATGTTCTAGAATGGGATAAATTACAACCTTCTATCACCATGCAGCAGCAGTGCATCTCGTATATGCTGATAGTGCATGCGGAGGGTTGTTGGGAAAGCATACGTTAGTCTTTGGAACGACAATTTTCATTCCCTCTGCCCAGGATATTAAATAAGCAAAGTGATCTTTTCACTGAGGAGCAAAGCAAAAAACCATTTTTTGTCTGGACTTGCCCTTCAGTTTTCCTATTCCAATTCTCTACTTTCAGTCaaagacatctttttttcctcagatagtGAATGGTTCATTTTTAAGAGTTTGCTTCCGATTTGTACTAACCTTATAAGAACGCTCAGTGCACCCAAGGGAGTAACTAAGGTTGCAGGCGCAAAGGCATAGGCAGCAAAGTTTGCAACTTCTCCTAATCCCACTGTAGGAGAAAAAACATTTGGAAGGAGGTTGGGTTGGGGGCGGGAAGGGGGAGGTAGAAGGAATACTGTTATAAGTATTTTGTATGATAGATAAGACAGCAACAATAAAACAGGTATGATAGCAAACATAAAACAGAATCTTCTTTCTACACTAAATATGCACACTTTACTTTCAAAAGTATCTGCATAACCCCTTCTGGATATAATAAAActaaagacagaagaaagttAAATACTTTTCCCCGTAGTATGGTATATTACAGTGTAGCTACAACGACAGCGCCAAAGACAATTGGCACTTGTTCACGGAACAGCTCTGCAACGGCAACACCTTCACGGACGCAACGGCGAGAgcgcccagcagcaggacagggccTCAGCTCCACTGCTTTTGACTGGATATTAAAGAAAAGGTTGTTATTCTACAGAGAGCTGCAAAGAGTAAACAATTCCcctttatatttgtatataaaggTAATTGCAGAGAAATTTCTTTTAGGCGAGAGGAATGAAAAAATAGGGaatgaaactattaaaaaaaaaaaaacacaacagtgtTTTAGGTAGTATTTACATATAGCATGAAAGTCAAGGAGTGACTTACTTGACAGTAATCCAGCCCACCAAAGCCATTCCTTCAAATAAGAATATCCACCCTGTCCTGAAAGGGGAAAGTAAAACCTCATCTTAGAAGAGAAAGATCACTTTATTATAATAATATTACAGCTTCACATTCTCATCAAATCATATAAAGTACTGAAATAGCTTATTACCTGGAtgtgacatgaaaaatattttccttggttTTGACTGATATTTTTAGTAACCTCTCTACTTGCTTTGTGACTTGTACTTCTGGAACACATTTGACTAAATGCACATGGAGGAAAAGTtctaagcaaaagcaaaatgtcaGCGAAGATAGCTGATGAGCTTAGAAAATACGCTGAAATGTTTTCCCAGATCAAAACCAATATATTCATATAAAGCCGCATTTGAACTCTGcttataatttaaattaaaagaaaaaatatcctacTTTGCCCATGGGTTTTTCTGACATAAAGTGCAAGTAAATTGTacattcagtatctttttttttcctccaaatatccAAATTATCTGGAACAGCAcattttgcaataaataaaacacaatgaaaaactGCTAATGCGATATATTTAAATATCGTACAAAGGGAAGTATGACATTAGTCTAAGGGAATTTTTAAAAGCTCTCCACATTTTTCTAGCTCTGCATCTATCAACTCTGATGGAGGAATAGTTGGACTAACTGTGGaaactttaaagtatttttcgCATAGCTCAttgcactttttgtttttaaagaaagaactaaACTAGTTACTGTCTCGAGCTTTTCCATCTCAaattaagtggggaaaaaaaggggggtggaagaaaagagaaaggttttTTGAAGGTTGAGACAAAGGGAGAACTTTATTTGGAATCTAACTACTGCCAGGGAGCAAATACTACTAACTTACTATATTTAATATCCATTGCTGCCCATCTATCCCTAAGAATTCAGAAAACTCAGTCCCTGTAGCCACGTGCAGAGAAATAATATTATATTTCTACCTGCGGGCAGCGTGAGCCAGGAAACACGGCTTACCCGCTCGGGTGGCTCCTCTGGTGGCCAGTCTCAACAGGCCCTTCTTCTTCAGGATGAAGCTGGCACCGATGAAGATACTGGAACCTATTGCCAAAGCCAAGCCGACGTAGAGCCGGCATCTGCTGCCAGCAGGTGTGGAAACGCCCCGGCTTGTTTCATTGAAGGTCTTGTCCATGGAGGCGAGGAAAAAGGAGCGGGATGTGGATATATTGACGATCTGGCACCATGCTTGGCGAGAGTCGTGGCAAGCCAAAGGGAGCACAgcacctgggaggagaaaagaggaagggaagggacatGTGACGCATGAACCAGGCGCAGCTCCAAAGGAGTCCCGTCCTAGCTCCGCGCACTCCTTTCCCGAGCACGCTGCCATTTCAGACAGCGCAAATAACCCTTAAAGTGCCAACACAAGATCCACGTAACAGATACAGTCCTGGTCAGTCCCCAGGTGATTGCCCATGCCTGCAAGTCACAGGGGCATGCCTTACTTGATACATTTTTTTGCACTATGTTGGCTCAGTCAAGCCATTGGGGCAATACtaagaaatggaacaaaaatataacattttcagGGTAAAATTCCACACGAAATCTTAAAAGGTAGCCTGAAAGTTCAAAAAGAAAGTGTTCTTTGCTGTTGTGCAAAGACCACATCCCTAAAAGGCAAATATACACCCATGTGTGTACAGA
Encoded here:
- the NIPAL1 gene encoding magnesium transporter NIPA3 isoform X3, with protein sequence MDKTFNETSRGVSTPAGSRCRLYVGLALAIGSSIFIGASFILKKKGLLRLATRGATRAGQGGYSYLKEWLWWAGLLSMGLGEVANFAAYAFAPATLVTPLGALSVLISAILSSYFLNEKLNIHGKLGCVLSILGSTVMVIHAPEEEEVTSLDDMKIKLQDPVFIAFAVVITAVALVLIFIVAPRKGQTNILIYILICSVIGAFSVSSVKGLGIAIKQMLERKPVYRHPLVYVLVGVLVLSVSTQINYLNKALDMFNTSLVTPIYYVCFTTTVVTCSIILFKEWNSMDLGDIIGTLSGFCTIIIGIFLLHAFKNADITWNQLMSTVVKEPSLLCHEHESCHTLLENVESPVMAHEEGSVLFGQGSSQATVHQ
- the NIPAL1 gene encoding magnesium transporter NIPA3 isoform X2, producing MGQREALPASPPCRPGAVLPLACHDSRQAWCQIVNISTSRSFFLASMDKTFNETSRGVSTPAGSRCRLYVGLALAIGSSIFIGASFILKKKGLLRLATRGATRAGQGGYSYLKEWLWWAGLLSMGLGEVANFAAYAFAPATLVTPLGALSVLISAILSSYFLNEKLNIHGKLGCVLSILGSTVMVIHAPEEEEVTSLDDMKIKLQDPVFIAFAVVITAVALVLIFIVAPRKGQTNILIYILICSVIGAFSVSSVKGLGIAIKQMLERKPVYRHPLVYVLVGVLVLSVSTQINYLNKALDMFNTSLVTPIYYVCFTTTVVTCSIILFKEWNSMDLGDIIGTLSGFCTIIIGIFLLHAFKNADITWNQLMSTVVKEPSLLCHEHESCHTLLENVESPVMAHEEGSVLFGQGSSQATVHQ
- the NIPAL1 gene encoding magnesium transporter NIPA3 isoform X1; this encodes MAACSGKECAELGRDSFGAAPGSCVTCPFPSSFLLPGAVLPLACHDSRQAWCQIVNISTSRSFFLASMDKTFNETSRGVSTPAGSRCRLYVGLALAIGSSIFIGASFILKKKGLLRLATRGATRAGQGGYSYLKEWLWWAGLLSMGLGEVANFAAYAFAPATLVTPLGALSVLISAILSSYFLNEKLNIHGKLGCVLSILGSTVMVIHAPEEEEVTSLDDMKIKLQDPVFIAFAVVITAVALVLIFIVAPRKGQTNILIYILICSVIGAFSVSSVKGLGIAIKQMLERKPVYRHPLVYVLVGVLVLSVSTQINYLNKALDMFNTSLVTPIYYVCFTTTVVTCSIILFKEWNSMDLGDIIGTLSGFCTIIIGIFLLHAFKNADITWNQLMSTVVKEPSLLCHEHESCHTLLENVESPVMAHEEGSVLFGQGSSQATVHQ